ATTCTTGAATCTTTTTGGATGATTTGAGAGTTTACTCCTAAGGTGCTCTTTTAGAACCTAAAAAGCTCTTGTCATGTTCAGTCATTTGAGATTAACCTAGCATTGCTAATAAAGATGGACCACTGGCCATAAAGAACACTCCTCTGATTCCTCATGCCAAACCGCATTCATAAACTTCAAACCGATAACATCACAAacacagctgttttttgttaacaatggttgcacatccatgatgagaaaaaacatccaaaaacctctcatgtttagcttttttctttggtcattttagcctttttggccaccacaatcaaacaagaagacagccgcatgtaactacggtTTGCTCTTTTTAGATTTAGATCTGAAGTGACTGCTGCTGTTTCATCCGTACATTTCTGTGAACTCATTGTCTTTTGGGGGATGTTCAAGAAATCACACCcgtttgagattatttgagctttTCTCGGCTTTGAAAAACCCCTGCATGGTGTGTTTCATcctgttacctcctttgacagtatcacagcagccatcagaagTTTGCATGCTGTGTACCACTTTGACCGCtggtttttaatctgtagctctgctctgaaaGAACGTAAAGAACACTCAGGTGGGCCCAATGTTCAGTTTGTACAAAATGTCAGGCCCAAATGTCAGTGCCAAAAGGCCCACCATTATACCACCACCAGTCTAAACCGCTGATATTAGGCAAGATGGATCCACGCTTATATTGTTTACCCCAAATTCTGTTTCTGAAATACCTAGACCAGCCTGTCAGGCACCAACAATCATGTCATGTCAGAGtgacttaaatcacctttcttctccaATCTGATGCTCcgtttgaacttcagcaagtCGTCTTAACCATGTCCTCATGCTTAAAAGCATTGagttgctgtcatgtgattgtCTGAATAGATTTTTGCATTAATAAGCACTTAAACATAACCAGTGTACCTAATGCTGCAATTGCTATTTGTTCATATACCCTGTGAATTTTGTGCAGTCACATTATTTTGCCGTCTCTCCTTTTCTCTTAAAGCACCAATTGTCTGATTGAACATTAAAAATGGTGGTGAAGTAGATTGTAGTGTGTGGTCAGTGACCACAGATCTTTATTATACCTTGGTGGTTTTCTGCAGTTGAAGGGAAATAGAAAGTAGCTATCAAAACCTTGTCATCCACATAGCTGCTCAGAGACTAGGAATGCAGACAAACCCAATGTGTAACCAACACTAACACCACCTCTTCTTACCACAACTGTCATTTCATTGCAGTATGCTCCTGAGTTGTGTCCATACACTTGAGtccctgtgtgtgagtgtttagGTCATTTATGTCAATTGTAGTATCTTTATTAAGTCTCTGATGTTATTAAGTAACAGATATGGCCTCTGGTTGCATATTATAAGCAGGTTATTAATAAGTACCTGTTTGGGGATTTAGTCAGTACACGCTATTGTAAATAAGCATGTTTCCCTCATACTTGACTTTAAAGAGGCTAAACTCATAAACCAATTAGTAAATTGCAACTTTTACACTGTTCGTGTAATCGAGCGAGTAAAGGGATCAGCTGCTTTTTAAGAGCCTCAACCGTTAACAGAAGCAGAATTAGAAGCACTACTCGAGCTACTCACGAGCactaaaaaacagcaacaaagaaaatatttggCTTTCCATCTGTTTCAGACAAAGTACGTCAACTTACAGTAGCGTCTTTCCAAAACCACATCGGTTATGTTGAGAAAACCGTCTGCCAATGCTTAAAGTAAAGAAAACCAGAATTCAGTGTGCGCCTTCATTTTCCTGCATGCTGAGGAGACACCACAGGCTTTGGGGGTTGAAATGCTATTCTTCTACACCGAGGCCAACTGAAACCTAATGCTGACTTAGTCCCAAAACCAAGTGAAGGAAAACATTGATACAATATGATAAGAACATTTCTTAACTTTGTCTGACATACTGCATATAAATGAGTATTAATAAGAGAGCCTACATGCACTCAAAGCATCTTTTGCGATCATGGCATGTAAAGGGTGTTTTCCCATTAGAGTTTACATTTTTTAGATTCAATTATTACACCTTACACCTTACAGATGCACGATTTtacgtaaaataataataactcaCCGCTCTCAAACTTTTATTTAAGAGAGCTCAACATTGTTTTCAGATAGCTGTTTGGTTTTACACCAGACTGTAAGGGGGTCTTCCTGTGCCTGCGCTCCATCACTCCACTACAATTCATGAAATTTGGTTTTAtagtttttgcattttataCCAAAGTGAGAGACACACAGCACTGATCACATGCCTCCTTGTCTTTTGCCTTAAAGGAGGGATACGATTTTCCCTATAATGAGTTCAGTCCTGCAATGGAAACCAGACTAATGAGTGAGGTCTGTCTTAGCCCTTTAAAGTTTGCTCACATAGCCAGCTCTCCACAAACCCTTGCATGTTATAATTGTACCCTGGGTTGCCTCAGAAGTTGCATTTGGATCTATATGAAACTGAAAATGTATACTTCAATCTGGATTTTCCAGTCCAGCTTTTACAGTCAATTTACTTTTTAGCTGCCATAAAGAGACACACAGTTCACATTCCTCGGAGTCCAGTGTTAAACTCACCCGCTAAACTTGGTAAATGGATTCCCTTCATATTGAAACTTCTTTTGTCTcgtctcttgtttttttgtacacAGTCATTACAGACTCAGACTTGCCccgtgatatttatatttgtagtGTTCATATGCtggtatttgtgtgtgttctgcAAGTCATTGTTAATTATAAAAATGTATCTTCCTGCTGCTTTATCCTGTTAAAAATGCATCAACCACACATGGACACGTCCATGAGGAACAAGCTTGTTTGTCCTCAGGATAACGTGCACATGCTTACAGTAGGTTTTACATTTGAGATGAGGATGATTTACCTGCGTAACTCCATCTCTGTGTTTTCTCTGGTATCTATTTGCATGATAAAGGGCCTCACATGAAACGTCAACAAAAGATCTTTGCCCAGACACAAGAGTAGACAAAGAGACCACAGACCTTGTTCACTCTGCAAGTGTGTGCTTAACCTTGATTATCAAAGTTAAAactctgtgcgtgtgtatataCGTTTGGGTGTAAGTGTAATTTAAGTGCCTTTGAAGCACAGTGTCGGGTAGTCGTCAGCTTTCCTGCTGCCTCAGGGAATTCAGGAGGATGTGATTTGACTTCAGGGTATCCTCTCTTAAAATCATACACATAAATGCAATTTCTAAACACAGCATCAGAACAGAAAGTGCTGAATGACACTATAACCTCTGGGGCTGCAAATGTCCTCAGACATTCCTGGATTTATACATGCATATTAAAACGCAGCACAAGGACCAGATGGTTGTGTCAATACCCCGGACTCTTGTGATTGTGAAAGCTGATGCacacagtctctctctctctcttaacaCATTCCAGAAATTCAGAGGAATCGACAAAGGGTAATGGAAAGATAGATGGAAGCGAGTGCCATTTTGACTATCTTATCATAACATATGGGAAGCTTTCCAAGACATGCGAAAGCTTAGCCTAAGGTTGATAACTTGTTTTTCCACTTCTGAACAAAAGATGGGAAGCTCCAGGGACAAGAGTGGCTCTTTACAAGGAGCAGTGTGGAGTAGTTAAGAAATTCAAACAGTAGCTTTTACAACAGCAATGTCCACCTCAATAAACAACATGCAGAACAAGTAGTACAAGTAGCTAGTACCAAGCTAACACCAAAGAGAAGTAGTGATTATTCATGCGTGTCACACTAGGGTAACTGTTCTGTTTCATATCTGTGCTGTGAAGGAATTACAAAGGTAAAAAGTATTGTTTTCATACTTAACCTGTCAATTTGatcacatctctgatgtcatGTTTATATTCCTCTATTGACGTAGATTCTTCTTTTTCccctgtttgtcttttttcttccccctcCAAGGTCGTGGTGATATCCAGCCACAGTTGGACAGCGCCATGCAGGATGTCAGTGACAAATACATTCTGCTGGAAGAGACGGAGAAGCAGGCCCTGAGGAAGGCTCTTATagaggagagacagagattttgctgttttgtagcCATGCTGCGGCCTATAGTGGTGAGTGCAGCGGGGGAGAGGAAAGAGAAATGGGCCTTGGGTAACCACTCAGCGAGAGcaacagaaaaatatattaacTCCACAGGCTCTGTGCTTTTTACATCCCACACACTGGATAGAAAACGtttaactttctttttctttaagacaCTAAAatgtaagctttttttttaactttaaacactgaaatgtaATGACTCTTTTTACtgttgtcaaaggagtttgcaaagaaaagcgtctggacttctttgagttgcttgaagacgtttcacctctcatccgaggcttcttcagttctaaggtcaaatggccgagagtcccagatttaaacccagtgggagtatccccaaggagggacaaaggacccctggtgatcctctaatcacatgcgccaaggtgtgaaagtgggtgtgggacctaatcagccagggtttcgggtgagctcattgtgaaacctggccccaccctatcatgtgatttcctgaggtcagatggcccaggatgtgagtgggcgttaaggcgtctgggaaggaactcaaaactggattatagatggcagacagttggtgtcgtaaaccaccgcctctgttcaaagatggtcgctcacagtggacatagatggcctctttcactcctctttcaaaccatctgtcctctctgtccaatatgtgaacattggcatcctcgaaagagtgacctttatccttaagatgcaggtggactgctgagtcttgtcctgtggaggtggctcttctatgttgtgccatgcgcgcttgtgaagtggctgtttggtctctccaatgtagaggtccggcattcctcactgcactgtacagcatacaccacgttgttcagtctgtgttttggagttttgtctttcgggtgaaccagtttgtgtctgagtgtgttgctgggtctgaagtacactgggatgtcgtgcttggagaaaactctcctgagtttctctgatcaccagggggtcctttgtccctccttggggggttactcccactgggtttaaatctgggactctcggccatttgaccttagaactgaagaagcttctcggatgagaggtgaaacgtcttcaagcaactcaaagaagtccagacgcttttctttgcaaactcctttgactacgatgacctggatgactgagaaccttcacagacatatcttTTTACTGTTGTGTAACCCGAGGCGTAATCACCTTGTCTACATGTCCTGTCCTTGTAGGATGAGGAGATTTCTATGTTGGGAGAGGTTACCCATCTCCAGACCATCTCTGAGGACCTCAAAGCCTTGACCTCAGACCCACACAAGCTTCCCCCTGCGAGTGAACAGGTGAGGAAAAACATTAAAGATAAAGTACTTATTTATTATGTGTGtcatatttttgtgctttttattaaattaaatttctgtttactacttttttttctcaactCTGAAAAAATCAGCTAATAATTTTGTCCATTTCAGGTGATCTTGGACTTGAAGGGCTCAGACTATGGTTGGTCATATCAAACTCCGCCCTCATCCCCCAGCACCACCATGTCCAGGAAGTCTAGCATGTGCAGGTAGGCTCAAATAAGTGAAAGAGGGGCATAGTTTTATAAGCACACATGAATCTACGCCCATAAAACCTTTTGAAATTCACTTtgctttaaaattaaattaaagtaaaattGAATTATGCCATTTTTGTCACCAGTTTCCATAAAGTTATAAGAGAAATGGAACTGCATTACAGTGTGTCTTCGAGTTAGAGACTCCACGGTTTTATAACAGCGTCCCATATATACATTGCAAGATCTactaaaatatgcaaaactgtcattttaaccatatcaGTGCTTATGAATCTGCTTGGGAGATGGCTGATATCAATTTAAAGAGATTTTAAAGTAGGAGTAAGTGATTTACTGGCTTTGTTTAAACTTTGTCTGCCACCTAGTGGCCAAAATTATCTGCAATACTTTGCAGAATCTTCTTATTGCATTGCTAAAGATATGTTTTGGTTTAACTGTATTTGGTGAAAAGTGTTAAGAAAGATGAAGGAGAATTGACAAAAGGAAGCAGCTACTGATTTTTAGCTGTTCAGATCTTGTCTTCTTTACTCTGTCCTCACTGCTTTTGTGCATCTTCCAATGATTCGTTTTCCAGAGCTGTTCTGGTTTAAGGAAATACGTCTAATGCCTGGGTTGTGTATTGCTTTAcgtctttttccttttaaatgtgctaaaaTCTATTTCAGGGTTGTGGGTGTGATGATTGGACTAAAACTTTAAATTACATGTTAGATTATGATTGACTGCTATATGGTAACAATGCAAGACTTTCAggcccaaaacaaaaaatgctgcTTTTCCTCCTGTTTCTTAAAGCTTTTGCAAATACATCATTTTCATCTGAGATTTTGGCGACTTGGTTAATGCAtacacattttatgagatggTGCATCATGGTACAGCACTAGCAGCTTGAGCTGGTTATAGATTTGATTTGCATAGGACAGATCTTTTAATTTAGAAGTCATGGAATAATTAAGACCCAATGTTTatgctgtttctgtttttcatgattttttttctgtgaatatTTACAAAAAGCTCGCACAAATCCTGCCTGCAATTATTGCCATCTATGATTTCAGTCGCCTTGAGTtggtttgtgttgttgtttttgaggGGATTGGCCTAATTCACTGCCTGCTGCATCTTGGTGTGGTGTTTTAATTGTTTCCCACCATGTCTTTTCCACTCCCCCACCCCCAAACCTTTGCCTTTATGTCTACTCCTTTTATCTCCTCCTTACCCAATCATCCCCCCTCCTTCAACCCAATCTGCCTTTGGGTGCACTTGATTCTCTTTACCCTCATCGCTTACTCCTTCCCCTTTCACAGTAGTCTGAACAGCGTTAACAGTAGTGACTCCAGGGGATCCAGTGGCTCTCACTCTCAttctccttcctcctcttcttcctcctcttcctcacaccaCCTCTTCCACCACCATCACCCTCGCCATCGATACCGCAGCTCCACGCTACCCCAGCAGACCCCAGCTCGGCTTCCTAGCATCTCCTCCCACGACTCGGGCTTCATTTCTTCATCACAAGACCAGTACACATTATCCAAGTCGTCCTCGCCACTGCCAGCTGAAAAAAAGGTAAGAAAAAGGCCTCAGATACCCACGCTTGACCATAATTTTGGATCCAACTCTCTCAAGACTATGAGAGACAGTTAGCTGGCAgcagttagtgtgtgtgtgtgtgatcatggTGAAGTCATTTCACTGCTATTATTATAGCATAAATGTGAAGGAAATTAGTCTGCCTCCATTCTACCCCAGGGCAAAACAGGTCAGGCCCATCCTGCTATTAAAAAGTCAACCGCTGTGACAGACTGCGGTGTATATTGTATTTTCATTAAATGAATTACAGTAAAATTGCATGTTAGAGCATCAACATTATGTTTTACAGTCGCTAAGAGCATGTCTCTATCAGCAGGTCTCAGTCTGTCACTTTTATCTAATCGTCTGTGAGGTAGTCCGAGGGATCGTCTGTGCGGGCTCCGCGGTTGGAGATCAGCACTGAGAGCAGCTGCACTAGTTGATGTTGTCTTGGCATGCCAGCAACCAGAGTTCCCCTGTCCAGAACACATTGGTAGAGTTAGGCTCCAAGTTTTTATGATGCACTGAATGTGGTTTGGCAAGTCTAGCTCTGACCCATTTACAGTACAGTCCTGGGAATCGGCCTCCTCGTTGCCTCTTTCTTGGTGTAGTTACAGTAGCTGAAAGAGTTTCAAAGAGAACGGCCTCACAGCTCGCACTTTACGCATCACAAGGAACTTTGTGTTTCCAGCCTCCAGCACTCAACCTCGCGCTGCTGATGTCCATACATTTAATGCTGGTTTGACTGCCAGTGCACCTCATCTGCAGTTATTTGGCTGTGCACTGCACTAACTGCTGAGAACAGTGAAAAAGTTGCCTCTGCTTTCTTAACAAACTGCTTCTCTCTCGCTACCTGCTGACATGTCTTGTCTTTTGATTCTTTCCTTTTACACGTCCGTCTGTGATGTCTCCCTCATCCTTTTACCACTCCTCTCTCCTTCTGGTCTCGTGTCACTGCCTGTTTGCCGCTGCCCTCACTGTCCCAGGCTTGTCCCACTTCCAGCTCCTCTGAGATGTCAGAGACAGGGCTGCTGCATAGTGACTGCAGCACCCCTTCTTCACTAGCAGATACTACTGCACCTCCGCCCTCTACTGACAAGGTGATAAACACTCATCCACCATGAATCTTATAAGCTTTACACACCCAACATGCTTTCCTCATACTAAACTCGAAACCTGGGTGTGTGTGACATCGATTCAGTGAAATGCAAAGGTACTCTGTATGCTGTATGTGCATCTCCAGTTTCCTTTCATTTCAGCATTCATGAGCAGTTCCtttcttctgtgtggatgtgatcagtatattttttgtgtttcctgtACTTGAGTTATCCTCAgttatgttgtgtttttttgtgttattttccaCTGTTTTATCATTTAAATGATTTATCCCATTACACATTTGTTTGTCTTCTTTCTGTTCTCATCCCTCCTCCTGACCggcatgcacacaaacagttgtCCAATGGTTTCGACCACTACAGCCCAGCCAGTTCCCCCTACCTGCATAGCAACGGGGGCAGTTTGGGCTCAGTGTCAAACACTGCCTTCCCCTtcttccctccctcctcctcaaCCTCCACCTCCTGCCCCACTCGTTCATGGTCACGTCCTGCATCGGCCTTGCTGCCAGACTACCCTCCCTACTGCACATTGGGTTCCCCCATGATGCCTTCATCACGAGTCCCCAGCTGGAAGGTTTGTCCATCTCCTCTGAGTTGACGATCGACATATTTCCATCCTCCTTGTCTACAGTTTGAACACACATTCAGTGAATTATttgggttttctttattttttttatacctACTTTAGTTGAGTCCAAAAATGTAgtataaacaacaaaaactgacaTCTGCATCTCTTATTTTTAACAGGACTGGGCGAAGCCTGGGCCTTATGACCAGCCTATGGTCAACACGTTACggagaaagaaagacaaggaGAGTCCAGCTGTGGTGGACAGTAATGGGAGTATGAACTGTGATAATAGCCCTCCCTCTGCCCAGACCGCAG
This sequence is a window from Oreochromis aureus strain Israel breed Guangdong linkage group 11, ZZ_aureus, whole genome shotgun sequence. Protein-coding genes within it:
- the LOC116329755 gene encoding protein MTSS 1-like isoform X5; protein product: MQDVSDKYILLEETEKQALRKALIEERQRFCCFVAMLRPIVDEEISMLGEVTHLQTISEDLKALTSDPHKLPPASEQVILDLKGSDYGWSYQTPPSSPSTTMSRKSSMCSSLNSVNSSDSRGSSGSHSHSPSSSSSSSSSHHLFHHHHPRHRYRSSTLPQQTPARLPSISSHDSGFISSSQDQYTLSKSSSPLPAEKKACPTSSSSEMSETGLLHSDCSTPSSLADTTAPPPSTDKLSNGFDHYSPASSPYLHSNGGSLGSVSNTAFPFFPPSSSTSTSCPTRSWSRPASALLPDYPPYCTLGSPMMPSSRVPSWKDWAKPGPYDQPMVNTLRRKKDKESPAVVDSNGSMNCDNSPPSAQTAAPAALQTPSQSALVQDKNRNTPAAVRAGDIEAQDDLALALSRGLELDTQRSSRDSIQCSSGYSTQTNTPCCSEDTIPSQVSDYDYFSMAGDPESEQQQSDFDKSSTIPRNSDITQSYRRMFQAKRPASTAGLPSSQVPYPGPGAYHMGPYPSTPIHTGAYPSTPTAQYPPTPTGHGPVIVTPGVATIRRTPSSKPSGRRSGSVTGTGPIPIRTPVVPVKIPTVPDMPGAVNGNRGEEMGGREESPCSPTFGGGEDPGTLPMASWSGQATTNPPNLPNYVSQQHLQSEMRQEGGGEDSGEQEGDMLMAIRKGVKLKRTFTNDRSAPRIA